gacatgcaagcagagtagtagatttaaaaaaaaaaagcttttataattgtaaaggacaatgttttatcaactgattgcaataatgtaaatttgttttaactattaaacgaaccaaaaatatgacttattttatcattgtgaaaatattggacacagtgtgttgtcaagcttatgagatgcgatgcagtaagccactgtgacactatggttcttttttttttatatatgtctaatgataatgtcaatgagggatttttaatcactgctatgctgaaattataactaatattgatactgttgttgataatattcatttttgtttcactacttttggtttgttctgtgtcgtgtttgtgtcttctcaattgctctgtttattgcagttcttaatgttgctgggtcaggtttggttttggaattggattgcttatgttattgctgtgtagtggtttgtcggattgataaaaaaaataatactaataaaaaaaaaaaataataaaaaattgatgtttaaaaaatgagaatcgatcctgaatcgcacaacggattcgattcgtattcgaatccattttttcccacacccctaatatatatatatatatatatatatatatatatatatatatatatatatatatatatacaccataaaaggtttggtggacaaaatgagacaatgaaggagtggcataaaacacgtcttactctgggcagcatcggagaaagttgtacacaaCTGccgtgagttcaaggactgccgaaTTTAGTCagacaaatactctcatcagtgaagcataaacacaaacatactcGACAATGGGTTTCTTAACAATTTAGAAGGTTTGTGTCATCCTATAGAAACCACAttacaacaaaaatatattttttcctcatgtttttccatttttatacattttctttaaaaaagctcCAGTGAGCCCCTATTGGGaagctaaagagccgcatgcgggggATGCCTTGAGGAACTCCTCAGCTAAGAAAACCACAAGTTTAGCAAGgtcaaaatgtcaacacaaggatctgccaatgtttccacagtggtccaagtttctCTATAGAACCGGGGCACTCCCAAGTTTTTAACTGAACTCGGGGGGCCGTTATGGGGTCACTCCTGGGCTTTACGATATTTGAGTGTGAAGACCCCTCAGAGGGAGAACCTGAATGAAGCGGCCCCAGTCCCGCCATGGCGTGCCAGTGGGGTTCACAAAGTTCCCGAGTGGCGCACAAAGTGCAGCTAGAAGGTCCACGTGCTGTCGGTTGAGGGTTTGATTTAGCACCTGACACGGGTGCGCCTGCTGGCTCAATAGCGCTAAAAGGCTCATCCCGTCTAATGGGGTTCCTCTATGACGCACAGGACCCTCCCTTTCTGCGCCGCCGACATATCatcctgcacacacacatacacactcatcCCGTTCAGCCCTTCATTTGCTTCCCCCtgcaccgacacacacacacacacatgcacacacacacacatgtacacacacacacacacacacacacacacacacacacacacacgcgtggcTATGTTGGCGCCCGCTAATGAAAAGGAAGGGAATTGAGATGATGGCGCATGACAAACAGTTGTGTAATTGCTTTTGAGAAACGGCCCCTGTCGGAGGCTCCCATCGATCGGCCTCAGACAACTCGTTTACTCAGTGCGTGGGCGGAGGCCCGGGCGGCGGCCATCATTAGTGCAGCCGCTGCGCTATCGCTCTATTAGCTCAATTGACTTTGACGGCTCGACGCCGCGCCGCGCTTGACCGCAAACGGCAAAGCGGCCGCCATTACTACTGATATGCAGAAGTTCAGCATTTGCGGTGAGTCATGTTCTTACATAAATTGGCCCGTGCCGAGAGGGCCCGAGTCGGGTTGTGAACAGGGTACGTCACCGTGTAGTGTGGGGCCCTCCCCAGCAGATGGCCCCACCTGAAAGTGGGGGGTGGCGGGGGAGTGCCCTATCAATTTGGCATACAAGATATAATGCAATGGAAAAATACTGTTTTTCGGGGGCGGAGTTGGCGGGGGGGTAAGGTTCCCCCCCACTTTCTCCGCTTCCTATTTCATTAATGACATCAATGCAAATCAGGGAAGTGGTCCATAGGACCGGGGCATTTTGTGAATGGAGCACTTAGTGACTGGGGACGGACGTCAGCGGCATCGTCGCCGCCCCATTGGCCGCCCGCGGACGCCGGCGCCGCCCCATTGGCCGCCTGCGGATAATTAAACACCTACACAGTCAACGCACAAATCCGAGTGATGGGATATATAGGCCGGCACCCCGGCCGCTGCACGCAACAGTCACCGTTGAGCACGAGCGTCGCAAGTTTGGACAAAGTCCCGCCACCAGAGATTCCTTTTTTTCCCGCCGGGTGCTTGTCACATAAGGTGAGTGCCGGCCGGGTTGCGTGACGCCCCGTGATGGTGCGTGGTTGGTAAAAGGATTGGACGGCGGCCGCCGGGGTCACCGCCTGCCTTGCGGAGGCCGGGGAGGCGGTCAAAGGAATGCGGATTAGGGAATTAGAGTGGAGCTAAAAGACGTGGGTATAAGgggaagcgtgtgtgtgtgtgagtgtgtgtgtaactgtgtgtgtgtgtgctcattaCACTAATGCACTGGTTCCTCAGGGAGTTGGGAAGATAGGAGTAACCCCCCCTCCCCAGTACAACCTGTCACCCCCTCCTCTCTGCTCCCAGAGCAAAAGCAACATGTAGTGCATACGCTGGGACCCGAAtgtccccacacacacacacacacacacacacacacacacacacacatacacacctgcAAGAACGGGCTGTCCCCTCCTGGAGGAACAAGGCGAGGAGCATGATCAGAGGGTGTGTTGTGTGCAGGAGCTCAGGACTTTACGGGAAAAAAACGCCACTCCTTTTTTTTCTgccacacgcacacgcacacatacacacacacacacacacacacacacacacacacacacatacacactcacacaaaatGAAGTGGAGGATGAGGCGCTGACAAGGGTCTCTTATGTCTTGCCGCGCAGGGGACCATGGTCATGTTGAAGATCTCCGCTTTCCTCGTCGCCTACGCCCTGGTCATTTGCCAGATGTACTGCTCACAAGCCGCCCCCGCCAGGTGAGACGCGCGCCACCTTTTTGGCATTTTGTGTCAGGACGCTGTAGAGCTTGTGTTTAGGAGGTGTGCGGTTGGAAAGAGTTGAAGTTGAAGGAGATGTCGTTCTGTAATGCTAATAATCCACTTACAGGAAGTTCCTACATCCTATTACTCTTGTCTAATTTGATTGTTCTGCTCGTGGCACGCAGGGGAAAAATAACACAATTAAGACAGGAAAGCTCATTTGGTGGAACTGTGCTGTCCTTTGGAAGAGGAAATGTTCCGTAGAAGAATTTGACTAAACGTGCCCCAAAATactgggaaaaaatatatacatttatatttttgtaaaatattttatgtGATGTCGGGAAATGAGAATATTTTCATTTATTAGatgtttaatttttcaaaaacaaacaaaaaaaatgtatgcaaagAATTTTACTAAACATACATCAAAATACAGGGAATTGTTTgaattttttatatgttttttaaatataaaatttaAAGATGTTCAGAGAAAAAAAATTCTTGCACTTTTATATTGTATTCATtattaaatctattttttaataatacaaatgaataaaaaaatcttctttaTTAGACcaaatattttattgttatatttattaattgagttattattaattttattatttaatattatcaattattattattaaacattttggggggataaatgcaaatattttcatttattaggtgttaaatttttcaaaaacgatAAAATATTTTATGTAAAGAATTATACTAAACATGCCTCATAATACAGGGAATTGTTTGAAAAGAACATTcgaaaaaaaaagtataacatTTAGAGATGTTCAGTGAAAAAAAAGGCAATacacttttagtttttattcattattacatctatttttaaattaatacaattgaatagaataattatatttattagatgtttaatttttcaaaaacaataaaatattgaaTGTAAAGAACTATAccaaacatgcctcaaaatacagggaattgtttgaaaaaaaagttttttaatatACCGGTATACATAAAAATTTGAGATGTTTAAAGAAACAAACATAATATacctttattttttattctttattaaatCTATGTTTTCAATTAATACAATTGAATAGAATAATCATATTTCTTAAATGCTTGTTTtttcaaaaataacaaaatattttattattattgtatttattaattgggttattattaaatatttttgtggGATAAATGTGAATATTTTAATTTATTagatgtttattttttcaaaatccaaaacatattttatgtaaATAATTATactaaacatgcctcaaaatacagggaattgtttggaaaaaaaaagtacaatttttAGATGttcagaaaaaaatcataatatgcctttatttttaattcattatcaaatatattttttcaactaaTACAATTTAATAGAGTAATCTTATTTATTAGatgattattttttcaaaaatgacaaaatattttattattattagatttATTAATTAAGTCATTATTATTAAACATTTTCTGGGGATAAATGAGTGTTTTCATTTCTtagatgttacattttaaaaaaataatacatattttatgtAAAGAATTACACTAAACATGCTTTACAATACAGGGACtttgtttcaatgtttttttttgtagattttttgaAAATTTAGAGATGTTCAGAGAAAAAACATAATATACCTTAATTTTTAAAttctttaatattgtttttttaaattaatacaaTTCAATAAAATAATCTTATTtattagatgtttttttaaaataactacTTAagtcgttattattattatatttattaattgAGTTATTATCAAACATATTTTATGTAAAGAATTATACTAAACATACCTATAGATACAGGGCattgtttgaaaaaatatatatttttaatatataaaatttAGCGATGTTCAGAGAAAAAAAACGTAATATACCTTTTTTTCATtattacatttcttttttttattgatacAATTGAATTGGATACTCTTCCTTATTATATGTTTATTTGttcaaaaataacaaaatattttattattattatattaattaattcagttattgatttaaaaaattggGGGGATAAATGaaaatattttcatttattaAACCTATTTGTGGAATAATATAATTGAatagaatatttttatttatatatttattaattgagTCATTATCATtcaaacatttttggggggggtcAATGCTTCTTAATTATTTCCGTAttgtactcacacacacacacacacacacacacacacacacacacacacacacacacacacacacacgcactctctCTCCACAGACCGGGTTTGGAATCCATGTCGGACCGAGTGACGCTCACGGACTACGAGGCGCGGCGGTTACTCAACGCCATCGTCAAGGAGTTCGTGCAGATGACGGCGGAGGAGATGGAGGCACAGGCGACCGAAGGGAACAGGTGCGTGCGCTGAAGGGGCGGGGCGTGGGCGGAGGGGGCGGGGTCACTAGTGGAAGTAAAGTGGGTACCGATGACGTCAGCAGTGGAGGTAACCTCTCACGTTCTAACATGTCTGTCATGAAGAAATCCCTTCCCCCACCCCTCCCTCGCAtggacaagtttgttttttttaatttggggaGAAAGACGGGGGGAGGGGGGCATGCATTGAAGAACTGTGCATGATGTTAGCCAGGTGGGCTTGCATCCGGTTTCTGGGGAGGGGGTGTACGGGTGTTTGGCACGAGACGAACTGGCATGGGGGAGGGAAAAAAAACctgaatatatactgtatgtgtgactTGAACTGCATGGTTGTAGACAACCACTGTGTACCCCACCGGACATCTAACGGATTTTTCCGACAATGAATCATTCCCAGTGGGTGTCCAAAGCGAGGGCTCGGGGGACATTTTTAAATGAGCGTTTACTAGCTTGTTTATTTGGGCTTGGAATCCACCCGTGTTACCCGGGTGCGGCGTCTGCAAAAAAAGCAGCATCGTGTATCGCCACCAAACTGCGGGCTCTATCTTGTGAAGTATTCCAACACAGCGTTATTGTTCAAAATGTTTGTTCAAAATATCACATATACTCGTTAAATAAGTctctaatgaatacttaggtctgctACGTTACTTAATTTTAACGTTGGATCTTTACGGTGGTACTTGAGGGTTGAAAAAAAGTTTAAGcataattcattcataaataaatattttcttaaaGTCAGTAGGTCTTATTGTGAAAGTCGCtggaattttactgaaaaaaaaaaacaagtactgTTTTTGCATTTCTAGAAAAGCACATTAGAAACAACTGGAGAGTTTTAAATTGAAAAAAGTGGTAGCTCAGTCGTGAGAATTTTACCGACTTCACAGTTAAATTAATTTTCTatacatatttaaacattttCACAATTAACAATAATTggtgtgtgaaaaaaaacaaaaaactggaaTCTAAGTCGCCAAAAATGTATcttaaaaaaatgctattttaaaCACCAAATTATTGTTaattggaaaaataaataaaacatttatataaacttaattttactgtaaaatacatttaaaaaaatgtataaatacaaataaattatatatatatatatatatatatatatatatatatatatatatatatatatatatatatatatatatatatgtacaaaataggTATATACAAATTTCATAaaatttataaatgtttttttacagcgTACTACATTATGCTTAAAAGTATGCAGCTCgcaagaacatccatccatttcctaccgcttattcccttttggggtcgcggggctcGCTGGCgcctggacaagtcgacatctCATCGCAGGCTCGCAAGAACATACACTTACTAATtacaattaataataaataataacaatactttAAAGATCAAGTTTAagcgcaaatgaaaatacagagtcaccactttagtcataatttttgcgcttacaaAACGTCGTACTGAAGTCTCCACTATATGCTTATAAGTCTGCAGCTCGTAAGAGTATACAGCTACtaattatattcatccatccatttactaccgcttattcccttcggggtcgcggggggagctggagcctatctaaatataattaataataaataataatagtacttaaaaaataaagtttagggGAAATGTAAATACAgcgtcaccactttagtcataatattTGCGCTTAAAATAACGTCTCTATTACTTTAGTTCCAGACCTCttgtgtttgtttgatattgccattactgccacatgtggtgagaaagtgtattacacctgagcaCTGCTGCGCCCCACATGGATGAGAAAGATATATTTTTTGGCAGCGCTCTAGGGGGCGCTGTCATAAAgagctgtaaaaacaacaacggtAGATTCTATTGGGAAAAAACTGTCAGCTCGGTGGtgagaattttaccgtaaaaattacGGTGGTAGTGTTTttacaatttacagtaatttgcgGTAAAACacaaattctggcgactgagattctattttttttaaaccgtaaaatctacagatattttttttacagtgaattacgAAGTTTTCACACAATCATGGATTTAacattagttttatttttttagcatttcTGAATTGTACATTTTAAGCCTGAAAATGgctaaattaactaaaaatattgatactacagtttaattggctcagcctcaggcaacGTCACTACAGTGGATTAAACAGCGTTAAGGTGACTATGTGAGTGTTATTTCAAGTCTAGAGGGCTCTGAAAATGTCAAAAACTTCGTTTATGAGGTCGTAAacagtttttttaatgttattttgcaGAAACTGCGATGATCGATGGATTCTTTACTGTAAACTCCTTTGTTTCACAAAGATTAGCATAatggtttttaaccttttttaccCTGAAGCCAAAATTTTCCACTGCACAACTCGTAATAACTGATGAAAGATACATTTGCGTACAATTAAATGAGCAAActctaactaaattaataataagtaTTAATAATGGATATGTTTCTGAAATAGGCTGTCAATAAaactaaagtgcaaatgaaaatacaatttcaccacttttgtcatattttttgcgcttaagaaacttctctatgacatcagctccagacttcttctgtttgtttgatattgtcattactgccgcaagtggtggaaaagtgtgtaACAAGTGAGTGCTGCCACGGCCCtatacggaccacagctaagaaacaaATATTATTTGGAGGCCCTTTAGGGGGCGCTGATGGCTGAGTAAGAAAAgcgctgtaaaaacaacaactgtatattttacaaaataacaaacaaactGGGGGCTCAGTCGTGGGATTTTTACAGTCAAGATAACATTGCTAGCATGTTTCAAATTTACAGTGATTTGGGGTAAAAACATTGCAAATTTTAGGGAAAAATTCTGGAGATTTAAAAGtctacagatttttttctgaGTGTGTTACATTTGCTACATTGCGCTACGAAGTCCCCAGTATCACTctattgttgatgtttttttctaGCATTTTatgcctaaattaagcattttaaaTGACTAAATCGTCTAAATTACCCCAAAATTTTGAAACTACAGTACAATAGGCTACTATATAAGGCCAAATCGATATGAATGCCCTGTTCAGAATTCTGGCTACTGATTAGCTCAGTCTTCAGTTTTCAAAATTACAATATTGGATTAAACAGCGTTAATATTATTTCATTTCTGGactagtcataatttttgcgcctaAAAAAACCTCTCTGTAGAGTATTAAACTCTGAGAGACTGATACCACAGCGGTACTTTGGTTTGGTAAGTATATGTAATACACAAGTCAAATTAATATTTTTGTTATCTAATTAAACAACATTCTGTGTCGTATGTCATAAATGTTTAAATTATAGTACTAGAGACATAATATAAAACATACATGCACAAACAAGCTGTCAATATATTGCAGTTCCACAATAGCATTAGCCACATTAGCAGCAGCAATGCAATCCTAACAGTGAGATGTTAGCCGGTAGCTTCTTAACAACATAGCACCAATAATGTTCTTAAAACACCACTTAACATTACACAAACACAGTAATGTATATTAATAATCTAAATGAGTCTTATATAATCATCAACATACTCACATCTTCGAAGACTAGAGCACCGATTGAACGTAGCAGAGAGGACAAGTTACAACACATTAAGACAAGTCAAAAGGGAAGCGGAAGTGACACGATCAGgaaatgcttcaaaataaaagtctctgAAAACGTTTATTAACGCAGAGAATTCCTAAAATTGTCCTTTACTTAAGATCCGAACTTCTGCTGTTGGATACAGAGCCGTGCATAGAGAGCGTATTGGCCAACTCTAGACCCTATAGTCATGTGAAAAATGAACACCAAACCAGTAATATTACccttgattttaatcgtattttaTGATTATGTTAAACTTACTTACAGTTTGcgaccttgtcaaatgatatgaaagcatgtgttggtcacagatattattatttatttaatacataAACATTCAGGCTGGTTAGAAAATAATTATTAACCAAATCTATTTCATGCGAAGGGACTCTTATAAAATACATGTACGTAAaactatgttgtgctaaaataaatacagtaaattaataaaaaatacgtTTCTAAAGTAAAATGTCAATAAAAGTAAAGTCCAAATGATTATGCACATTTTTTGCACTTCAGAAACTTTTCTTTGACTTTATGACTACCAtgaataagcaccagcgccccccgcgaccccaaagggaataagcggtagaaaattgatggatggatggaaatgattaatgtggaccctgacttaaacaagttgaaaaacttgttcgggtgttaccatttagtggtcaattgtatggaatatgtactgtattgtgcaatctactaataaaagtctcaatcaatcaatcaatcaatcaatcaatcaatcaatcaatcaatcaatcaatcaatcaatcaatcaatcaattagctccagacttcttgtgcttgtttgagattgtcattactgccccaagtggtggaaaagtgtattacaacaaaGTACCGCTGCCGCTCATACGCATACtttttggcggccctctaggGTCCCcgaccctatggttaagaaacactgaagaAACCATTTTTGCTACCAATGTTAAACctgagttggccatactctctccagtttgaaattgtcattactgccacaagtggtggaaatgtgTATTACAAGTATACGGACCGCAGCTGAGAAACacatattttttggcggccctcttGGGCCCcaaccctatggttaagaaacactgtcctaaatttattgtaaaaaaaacacttatgtggctacagggcgccatgtttgctaccaattTTAAACCTCAATTGGCCATACGCTCTCGTTTGattttgtcattactgccacaagtggtggaaatgtgTATTATAATTatgcggaccacagctgagagaCATATTTTTTGGTGGCCCTCTTGGGCTCCcaccctatggttaagaaacactgggtTACAGTATATTGACCAATGTCATATTTTAGGTTTTTGAAATGAACCGCAATTTTTATTTGAGATGATTCTAAATGAATTTAAGaagattaaaaatcgattttttttaatggattttattttattttattttttaatctgtcctgtccagccactttattaaatgttagagtataatttttcaataaaaccaagTTTTCTCAAAAATAATATAactttttatctattttatggaagaatgtagttgaactggcacccaatgttagtaaaaatgtattgattttgaatcaagaatagttttgaatcgagaatcaattctgaatggaATCGTTTAAATCTTGTGCTGTCCAAAGATTTACAACCCTATGATTTGGCCTTTCCTTTTTTGAAGAATTGATTAACGATTCATAATCGATTTAAGACTAAAAATCGATTTTTCttaaattagattttttattttatttttttatttattttaaaaaaaaatctgtcctgcactttattaaatgttagggtatattttctattttttaaacaaaactaagttttcttatatgtaatataggttttttttaatctattgtatggaggaatgtagttaatcattgaactggcacccaatgttagtAAAAAAGTTTTATAAACTTATAAaattttgaatcgattctgaacagAATAATTTGAATCGCGTGTTGCCAAAAGATTTATAACTGCAATATTTTAGCATATGTAATGTATAGAATGTATGAAAATGGCCGTTCCCTTTTTGGAAGAATTGATTGatgattcttaatcgatttaaaatgattaaaaagattttcttttttttaatttaatttattatttttttttaataaattttttttatctgtcctgtccagccactttattaaatgtttggggagataccgtatttccctgaattgccgccggggcgctaattaatttaaaacctcttctcactcttgcgcttaccaaaggcatgcggtaaaagtaagcatgcgctaattattttaaaacctcttctcactccggcacttaccagaggcatgcagtaaacatttgagtgtgatgtaagcttggaccttaaattttactgaatagctcttaatcttgttccctttatgcgatttcaaattaccggtattgaaatcagcctcctccattttgaaaatgatgataggggaagtgtcactcgtgacctcacgagtttgaccaggcggtaatactaagcatgctctaattattttgcgaagcgagtttgacccggtagtaattcaaggcaggcgaatactatatgccctgcggcaattcaaggaaacacggtagatttaaaaaaataaaacaaaaaaaaccccaatttTTCTTTTTAGTATATAGCTTTTTATCTATTTTattgaggaatgtagttaatcattgaACTGGCACCCAAGGTtaataaaaaaagtattaattttgaattgagaattgtttTGACTCGATTTTAAATGGAATCGTTTGAATCGTGTGTTGCCCAAAGATTTGTAGCTCCAatattttagcatatttaatggacagaatgtatgaaaatggcctttcctttttttgAAGAATTGtttaacgattcttaatcgatttaagaaaattaaaaatcg
The sequence above is drawn from the Nerophis ophidion isolate RoL-2023_Sa linkage group LG03, RoL_Noph_v1.0, whole genome shotgun sequence genome and encodes:
- the LOC133549256 gene encoding calcitonin gene-related peptide-like isoform X2, with the translated sequence MVMLKISAFLVAYALVICQMYCSQAAPARPGLESMSDRVTLTDYEARRLLNAIVKEFVQMTAEEMEAQATEGNSVTAQKRACNTATCVTHRLADFLSRSGGMGNSNFVPTNVGAKAFGRRRRSVAM
- the LOC133549256 gene encoding calcitonin-1-like isoform X1, which codes for MVMLKISAFLVAYALVICQMYCSQAAPARPGLESMSDRVTLTDYEARRLLNAIVKEFVQMTAEEMEAQATEGNSMDRPLTKRCSNLSTCVLGKLSQELHKLQTFPRTNVGASTPGKKRYAGYGEAFQTI